From Vreelandella neptunia, the proteins below share one genomic window:
- a CDS encoding OmpW/AlkL family protein yields the protein MSNMKLISAAVITASFALASSAALAYNAGDAFVRGGVAQTDTGSGNGNVAGDSLSVDEARGLTYGVGYLFTDKVGIELNSSEEFEHDLSVSGVDAGSIDRLPINLLVNYYPLGGLDSRVQPYVGAGLNYTHFSSEPSGLSVDESYGAIGQVGVDLAVTDNVMLNGYASYADVNADINVGGEVDIEPVTIGGGVTYRF from the coding sequence ATGAGTAATATGAAACTGATTTCTGCCGCTGTAATCACTGCTAGTTTCGCACTGGCCAGTTCAGCGGCTCTCGCTTACAACGCTGGTGACGCATTCGTCCGTGGCGGCGTTGCCCAAACGGATACGGGTTCAGGTAACGGTAACGTAGCAGGTGACTCACTAAGCGTTGATGAAGCTCGTGGATTAACCTACGGCGTGGGCTATCTGTTTACTGACAAAGTGGGCATTGAGCTCAATAGCTCCGAAGAATTTGAGCACGACTTGAGCGTCAGCGGTGTCGACGCGGGTAGCATTGATCGCTTACCGATCAATCTGCTGGTCAACTACTACCCGTTAGGCGGTTTAGATTCACGTGTACAGCCTTACGTGGGTGCTGGCCTTAACTACACGCACTTTTCCAGCGAGCCCAGTGGTCTGAGCGTCGATGAAAGCTATGGCGCTATCGGCCAAGTAGGCGTGGATCTGGCCGTTACTGATAACGTTATGCTCAATGGTTACGCAAGCTACGCTGACGTGAACGCAGATATCAACGTCGGTGGTGAAGTTGACATCGAACCCGTCACCATTGGCGGTGGAGTTACTTATCGCTTCTAA
- a CDS encoding 2,3-butanediol dehydrogenase produces MSQSSMQAAVWYAAKDLRVEQVPVPTISDPHEVKVKVAACGICGSDLHEYAAGPIFIPVGKPHPISGEQAPIIMGHEFAGEVVEVGDKVTRVKVGDRVAIEPILSPNKDGAYQMERYNLTPLLGFHGLSGGGGGFSEFTVMGEHMVHKLPDDLSFEQGALVEPAAVALHAVRQSCLKAGDSAAVFGAGPIGLMTIEALKAAGAAQIYAVEVAPSRKAKAKALGATVVDPQQEDVVAKLQALSGGGVDVAFEVTGIPTVLNQALHSTHEGGEVVVVSIWEGEASFQPNDLVIKERTMKGIIAYRHVYPAVMALMQRGYFRAEDMVTQRIPLADIVEEGFEALLNDKAQVKIIVTPHH; encoded by the coding sequence ATGAGTCAGTCAAGCATGCAGGCAGCGGTATGGTATGCAGCAAAAGATTTACGCGTTGAGCAAGTGCCGGTTCCCACTATCAGCGACCCCCATGAAGTGAAGGTGAAAGTGGCTGCCTGTGGTATTTGCGGCAGTGATCTGCACGAGTATGCCGCCGGGCCCATTTTTATTCCGGTAGGTAAGCCGCACCCGATCAGTGGCGAGCAGGCGCCGATCATTATGGGCCATGAGTTCGCTGGTGAAGTGGTCGAGGTCGGCGATAAGGTGACGCGAGTGAAAGTGGGCGACCGCGTGGCGATTGAGCCGATTCTCTCGCCCAACAAAGATGGCGCTTACCAGATGGAGCGCTATAACCTGACGCCCTTGCTTGGCTTTCATGGTCTATCCGGCGGTGGCGGTGGCTTTTCCGAGTTCACCGTGATGGGTGAGCATATGGTGCACAAGCTGCCGGATGATCTCAGCTTCGAGCAGGGCGCACTGGTCGAGCCCGCGGCGGTAGCGCTACATGCGGTGCGTCAAAGCTGCCTGAAAGCAGGGGATAGTGCGGCCGTGTTTGGTGCTGGGCCGATTGGCTTGATGACCATTGAAGCGCTAAAAGCCGCAGGCGCTGCTCAAATATATGCTGTTGAGGTCGCGCCTTCACGGAAAGCCAAAGCTAAAGCGCTAGGTGCCACTGTGGTTGATCCGCAGCAAGAGGATGTTGTGGCGAAATTACAAGCCTTGAGCGGTGGTGGAGTGGACGTGGCGTTTGAAGTGACCGGCATTCCTACCGTGCTGAATCAGGCGCTGCACAGCACTCACGAAGGGGGCGAAGTGGTGGTGGTGAGTATTTGGGAAGGAGAGGCCAGCTTTCAGCCTAACGATTTAGTCATCAAAGAGCGCACCATGAAGGGCATTATTGCCTATCGACATGTTTACCCCGCGGTAATGGCGCTGATGCAACGAGGCTACTTCCGCGCCGAGGACATGGTCACTCAGCGTATTCCATTGGCGGATATCGTGGAGGAGGGCTTTGAGGCGCTGCTAAACGACAAAGCCCAAGTGAAAATCATCGTGACACCCCACCACTAA
- a CDS encoding NAD(P)/FAD-dependent oxidoreductase has protein sequence MSEISAQTQKTATATVQGWLSDFDNALQTQDIQRVLSLFNEECYWRDFVTFTWNLKTCEGKDAIQAMLNATLENVRPTNWQLEGEATQNGDTSEAWFTFETAVACGKGYLRLKDGKCWTLLTTMQALHDFPEPRNHNRPKGAEHGANKQRETWLELREREEAELGYTQQPYCVIIGGGQGGIGLGARLKQMGVPTIIIERNERAGDSWRKRYKSLCLHDPVWYDHLPYIPFPENWPVFAPKDKVGDWLEMYTKVMELNYWSSTECQNARYDDAAGEWVVNVKRNGEAITLRPKQLVMATGMSGMPNVPSFPGAESFAGEQQHSSQHPGPDAYAGKKCVIVGSNNSAHDIAAALWEHDADVTMLQRSSTHIVKSDSLMEEVLGPLYSEEAVASGLTHDKADLIFASIPYKVLPDFQRPAFEAIKQRDAEFYQKLEDAGFMLDFGDDDSGLFLKYLRRGSGYYIDVGACDLVANGDIKLRSGVGIERINSHSITLTDGSELAADLIVYATGYGSMNGWAARLISQEVADKVGKCWGLGSDTTKDPGPWEGELRNMWKPTQQEALWFHGGNLHQSRHYSHYLALQLKARMEGLETPVYGLQPVHHTS, from the coding sequence ATGTCCGAGATATCGGCACAAACCCAGAAAACCGCCACGGCCACTGTTCAAGGGTGGCTGAGTGATTTTGATAACGCGCTGCAAACCCAAGATATTCAGCGTGTCTTGTCGCTATTTAATGAGGAGTGCTACTGGCGCGACTTTGTAACCTTTACCTGGAATTTAAAAACCTGTGAGGGAAAAGATGCTATTCAGGCCATGCTCAATGCCACCCTGGAGAACGTGCGTCCTACGAACTGGCAGCTAGAAGGCGAAGCTACCCAGAACGGCGATACCAGTGAGGCGTGGTTTACCTTTGAGACAGCGGTCGCCTGCGGCAAAGGCTACCTGCGCCTTAAAGACGGCAAATGCTGGACGCTGTTAACCACCATGCAGGCATTGCACGACTTCCCCGAGCCGCGTAATCACAACCGCCCAAAAGGTGCCGAGCATGGGGCCAACAAACAGCGTGAAACCTGGTTAGAGTTACGGGAGCGCGAAGAAGCAGAGCTTGGCTATACCCAACAGCCTTACTGCGTGATCATCGGCGGAGGCCAAGGTGGGATTGGCCTTGGGGCGCGGCTGAAGCAGATGGGTGTGCCAACCATTATTATCGAGCGCAACGAGCGCGCCGGGGACTCCTGGCGCAAGCGTTACAAATCCCTCTGCTTGCACGACCCGGTGTGGTACGACCACCTTCCCTATATTCCTTTCCCAGAAAACTGGCCGGTGTTTGCGCCTAAAGACAAGGTGGGCGATTGGCTGGAAATGTACACAAAGGTGATGGAGCTCAATTATTGGAGCTCCACTGAGTGTCAGAATGCGCGCTATGACGACGCCGCAGGCGAGTGGGTGGTTAACGTCAAGCGCAACGGCGAAGCGATCACGCTACGCCCGAAACAGCTGGTAATGGCCACCGGGATGTCGGGTATGCCCAATGTGCCGTCATTTCCTGGTGCAGAGAGCTTCGCAGGCGAGCAACAGCATTCCAGCCAGCACCCAGGGCCGGATGCTTACGCGGGCAAGAAGTGCGTGATTGTAGGCTCGAATAACTCTGCTCACGATATTGCCGCGGCACTTTGGGAGCACGACGCCGATGTCACCATGCTGCAACGCTCATCCACCCATATCGTTAAGTCGGATTCGCTGATGGAGGAAGTGCTGGGGCCACTCTACTCCGAAGAGGCGGTGGCAAGTGGCTTAACCCACGACAAGGCTGATCTGATTTTTGCCTCGATTCCCTACAAGGTGCTGCCGGACTTTCAGCGCCCGGCGTTTGAGGCAATCAAACAGCGCGACGCCGAGTTCTATCAGAAGCTGGAAGACGCGGGTTTTATGCTCGATTTTGGTGACGACGACTCGGGTCTGTTCTTGAAGTACCTGCGTCGTGGCTCGGGTTATTACATCGATGTGGGCGCCTGTGATCTGGTCGCCAACGGCGATATCAAACTGCGCAGCGGCGTAGGCATTGAGCGCATCAATTCCCACTCCATCACCCTCACCGATGGCAGCGAGCTAGCGGCAGATTTGATCGTTTATGCGACTGGCTATGGCTCCATGAATGGCTGGGCGGCGCGGCTTATCTCTCAGGAAGTGGCGGATAAAGTCGGCAAGTGCTGGGGCCTGGGCTCTGACACCACCAAAGACCCTGGCCCCTGGGAGGGCGAGCTGCGCAATATGTGGAAACCCACCCAGCAAGAGGCGCTGTGGTTCCATGGCGGCAACCTGCACCAGTCGCGGCACTACTCACACTACTTGGCGCTGCAGTTAAAGGCACGGATGGAAGGGCTGGAAACGCCTGTCTACGGTCTGCAGCCGGTTCACCATACGTCTTAA
- a CDS encoding sigma-54-dependent Fis family transcriptional regulator encodes MPTQSPLPARLQSVQRQHIEHIFQLGEGLEVPQLPAQPTIRRSWLRCLNEYQLDPTQPRPARVVPQQILIEHRESVDELLHVARAGVDQLYQQIAQLGYVLLLTDHRGITVEFRGDPNQDQQLRKAGLYLGADWDERFAGTCAVGTCLHDRQAIICHRQEHFDASHISLTCTAAPIADPQGNVMAVLDISALQSPTQHESQNFSLSLVTLYARMIEDAYFLQRYRDCLMVRLDTSREFVHVNGRGLIAIEENGQMIAANAVGRDLISEHQRRWPPWSDHHTPMLGELFECEIADVLSINSATDDQLRAFRARVDNTIYFISLLEPRRPRPAQQAQPLASSLPEPLVRLGADDPAMRKVQKLAERLRNEASVNVLISGETGTGKEVVARALHDSGNRSKGPFIAVNCAAIPEALIESELFGYEAGAFTGGRAKGMRGLIPQAHGGTLFLDEIGDMPLALQTRLLRVLAEREVMPLGANKPEKVDIRVITATHRNIDAMIQQGEFREDLYYRLNGAQLRLPALRDRADKLYVIRRVFDDIIKERASSQSPRLRADAISALLAYAWPGNIRQLKNALAFALATSESDEITVHDLPEQCLSQRITQQSPHKPADAHGNTDHTLLEMLKSQHWNISAVARALGVSRPTIYRQMQRQGIMPPNWQG; translated from the coding sequence ATGCCTACTCAATCGCCTCTGCCTGCACGGCTGCAATCCGTCCAGCGCCAGCATATTGAGCATATTTTCCAGCTCGGCGAAGGCCTGGAAGTTCCGCAGCTACCGGCCCAGCCGACCATTCGGCGCTCCTGGCTGCGTTGCCTCAACGAGTATCAGCTCGATCCCACCCAGCCACGCCCAGCGCGGGTGGTGCCCCAGCAAATCCTGATTGAGCACCGGGAATCTGTGGATGAACTACTGCACGTGGCAAGAGCCGGGGTTGACCAGCTCTATCAGCAAATCGCCCAGCTAGGCTATGTGCTGCTACTCACCGACCACCGCGGGATAACCGTCGAGTTTCGTGGCGATCCCAATCAAGACCAGCAACTGCGCAAAGCAGGCCTTTATCTCGGCGCTGACTGGGACGAACGCTTTGCAGGCACCTGTGCAGTAGGCACCTGCCTGCATGACCGACAAGCAATCATTTGCCACCGCCAGGAGCACTTCGACGCCTCGCATATTTCGCTTACTTGCACCGCGGCACCCATCGCCGACCCACAAGGCAACGTCATGGCCGTGCTGGACATCTCCGCACTGCAATCACCTACCCAGCATGAGAGCCAAAACTTTAGCCTCTCGCTGGTAACGCTCTACGCGCGCATGATTGAGGACGCCTATTTTCTCCAGCGCTACCGTGACTGCCTGATGGTGCGGCTGGATACCTCGCGTGAGTTTGTGCATGTAAACGGGCGCGGACTCATCGCCATTGAAGAGAACGGGCAAATGATTGCCGCCAACGCAGTGGGTCGTGATCTGATAAGTGAACACCAGCGCCGTTGGCCACCCTGGTCAGACCATCACACCCCAATGCTGGGGGAGCTATTCGAGTGCGAGATCGCCGATGTGCTCAGCATTAACAGTGCCACCGACGATCAATTGCGTGCTTTTCGTGCCAGGGTCGACAACACGATTTACTTTATTAGCCTGCTGGAGCCCCGCCGCCCGCGCCCTGCTCAGCAAGCACAACCGCTCGCCTCCAGCCTGCCGGAACCACTGGTACGCCTCGGTGCCGACGACCCCGCCATGCGCAAAGTGCAGAAACTGGCTGAACGACTGCGCAATGAAGCCAGCGTTAATGTGCTGATTAGCGGAGAAACCGGCACCGGCAAAGAGGTGGTTGCCCGTGCCTTGCATGACAGCGGCAACCGATCTAAGGGCCCCTTTATCGCGGTAAACTGTGCCGCCATTCCCGAAGCGCTGATCGAAAGCGAGCTGTTTGGCTATGAAGCCGGCGCCTTTACCGGTGGCCGCGCCAAAGGCATGCGCGGGCTGATTCCCCAAGCCCATGGCGGCACGCTGTTTTTAGATGAAATCGGCGATATGCCGCTAGCCCTGCAAACCCGCCTGCTGCGCGTACTGGCCGAGCGAGAAGTGATGCCATTGGGTGCCAATAAGCCTGAAAAGGTTGATATCCGGGTGATTACCGCCACTCATCGCAATATCGATGCGATGATCCAGCAGGGCGAGTTCCGCGAAGATCTCTATTACCGCCTAAACGGGGCCCAACTTCGCCTGCCCGCGCTACGCGACCGCGCCGATAAGCTCTACGTTATCCGCCGCGTATTTGACGACATCATTAAAGAGCGCGCCTCCAGCCAATCTCCCCGACTGCGGGCCGACGCCATCAGCGCCCTGCTCGCCTATGCTTGGCCCGGTAATATCCGCCAGCTAAAGAATGCGCTGGCCTTTGCACTGGCCACCTCGGAAAGCGATGAAATCACCGTTCATGACCTACCCGAGCAGTGCCTTAGCCAACGCATTACCCAGCAGAGCCCCCACAAGCCTGCGGACGCTCATGGCAACACCGATCACACATTGCTGGAAATGCTTAAGTCACAGCACTGGAACATAAGTGCCGTGGCACGCGCGCTGGGGGTTTCTCGACCCACGATCTACCGGCAAATGCAGCGTCAGGGCATAATGCCGCCGAATTGGCAGGGGTAA
- a CDS encoding type II toxin-antitoxin system VapC family toxin, producing the protein MLVDTDVLIWNLRGNTAAAERLDDLPGFSLSAVSYMELVQGMRNKQELNQLRQALHYWQAKIVHLDEGTSSRATFLVESYALSHNMQMADALIAAKAMELGVPLLTANDRHYRHIDGLALDIFRPD; encoded by the coding sequence ATGCTAGTAGACACCGACGTACTGATCTGGAATTTGCGCGGTAATACTGCGGCGGCGGAACGCCTGGATGATCTACCGGGCTTTTCGCTATCCGCAGTGAGTTATATGGAGTTGGTGCAGGGCATGCGCAACAAGCAGGAACTCAATCAACTGCGTCAAGCGCTGCATTATTGGCAAGCAAAAATAGTCCATTTGGACGAAGGCACCTCGTCGCGTGCCACCTTCCTGGTCGAAAGTTATGCGCTTAGCCATAACATGCAAATGGCGGATGCGCTCATTGCCGCGAAGGCTATGGAGCTGGGCGTGCCCTTGCTAACCGCCAATGATCGACATTACCGGCATATCGATGGTTTGGCGTTAGATATCTTTCGTCCAGATTAA
- a CDS encoding type II toxin-antitoxin system Phd/YefM family antitoxin has translation MHANVKQLRLQTKALLAATQRGETVDITYRGKPCARLVGLDESGLETRPARNPAFGLWADQDSSDGNDVESQMRRLRAPRTFEVGE, from the coding sequence ATGCATGCCAACGTAAAGCAACTGCGTTTACAAACCAAGGCGCTCTTAGCGGCGACACAGCGTGGAGAAACCGTCGACATCACTTATCGCGGCAAGCCTTGTGCTCGGCTGGTGGGTCTCGATGAGAGCGGTCTGGAAACACGTCCAGCCCGTAACCCTGCCTTCGGGTTATGGGCTGATCAGGACTCCTCGGACGGCAATGATGTTGAGTCACAGATGCGGCGACTACGAGCGCCGCGTACGTTCGAGGTGGGTGAATAA
- a CDS encoding AAA family ATPase: protein MAFDSTSSYIATDALKQAVNAAVVLERPLLIKGEPGTGKTLLAEELAESLDTQLITWHIKSSTKAAQGLYEYDAVSRLRDSQLGVEGVENVANYIKPGKLWEAFTANKRVVLLIDEIDKADIEFPNDLLQELDRMEFHVYETGETIRAEQRPIIIITSNNEKELPDAFLRRCFFHYIEFPDRETMQAIVDVHFPDIAPKLVSEALEVFFELRKAPGLKKKPSTSELVDWLKLLMADNIAQEALYNRDPAKALPPLAGALVKNEQDTQLLERLAFMIRRQKGTGR from the coding sequence ATGGCGTTTGATTCCACTTCTTCCTATATCGCAACCGATGCGCTTAAGCAGGCGGTGAATGCTGCCGTGGTGCTCGAGCGGCCGCTGTTGATCAAAGGCGAGCCGGGCACCGGCAAAACCCTGCTGGCTGAAGAACTGGCCGAGTCTCTCGATACCCAGTTGATTACCTGGCATATCAAATCCAGCACCAAGGCGGCCCAGGGTCTGTACGAGTACGATGCCGTCAGCCGCCTGCGCGATTCACAGCTGGGTGTCGAAGGGGTCGAGAACGTCGCCAACTACATCAAGCCCGGCAAGCTGTGGGAAGCCTTTACCGCCAACAAGCGCGTGGTGTTATTGATCGACGAGATCGACAAGGCCGATATCGAATTTCCCAACGACCTGCTTCAAGAGCTGGATCGTATGGAGTTTCACGTTTACGAAACCGGCGAAACCATCCGCGCCGAACAGCGCCCGATTATCATCATCACCTCAAACAACGAAAAAGAGCTGCCGGATGCGTTCCTACGCCGCTGCTTTTTCCACTACATCGAGTTCCCCGACCGCGAGACCATGCAGGCGATTGTTGATGTGCATTTCCCGGATATCGCGCCCAAGCTGGTCAGCGAAGCCCTAGAGGTGTTTTTCGAGCTACGTAAAGCACCAGGCCTGAAGAAAAAACCGTCTACGTCTGAACTAGTCGACTGGCTCAAGCTACTGATGGCTGACAATATTGCTCAAGAGGCGCTCTACAACCGCGACCCGGCCAAAGCGCTCCCGCCCCTGGCCGGCGCCTTGGTCAAAAACGAGCAGGACACTCAACTGCTGGAACGTCTGGCGTTTATGATCCGTCGCCAGAAAGGCACAGGCCGCTAA
- a CDS encoding vWA domain-containing protein yields the protein MFIGLFETLKRAGVPVSLRELLDLHAVVERGVVFADMEAFYQVARTVMVKDERHFDRFDRAFAAWFKGLEDMDAAIEALIPDDWLRREFEKQLTDEEKAKIESLGGLEELIETFKKRLEEQKERHAGGNKWIGTGGTSPFGAYGYNPEGIRIGQDGSRHRRATKVWDERRFRDYDDSLELGTRNIKMALRRLRKFARQGALDEFDVDSTIRETAKDAGLLNVQMRPERHNAVKVLLFLDVGGSMDDHIRVCEELFSAARSEFKHLEHYYFHNCLYEGVWRNNMRRGNERIPTMDVLHTYGADYQVVIVGDAAMSPYEVTHPGGSVEHFNDEAGGVWLKRLCEKFPRLAWLNPMPPRAWEYTYSTQLIREIIDDRMYPMTMEGLETAMRELAKK from the coding sequence ATGTTTATTGGCCTGTTTGAGACGTTAAAGCGCGCGGGCGTCCCGGTATCGCTACGCGAGCTGCTGGATCTCCACGCCGTGGTGGAGCGCGGCGTGGTGTTCGCCGATATGGAAGCCTTCTATCAGGTGGCCCGCACGGTGATGGTCAAAGACGAACGCCACTTCGACCGTTTTGATCGCGCCTTTGCCGCCTGGTTTAAAGGCCTTGAGGATATGGACGCTGCCATTGAGGCGCTAATCCCTGACGACTGGCTACGCCGGGAGTTTGAGAAGCAGCTAACGGATGAAGAGAAAGCCAAAATCGAATCACTGGGCGGCCTCGAAGAGCTTATCGAGACGTTCAAAAAACGCCTGGAGGAGCAAAAAGAGCGCCACGCGGGCGGCAATAAGTGGATCGGCACCGGCGGCACCAGCCCCTTTGGCGCCTACGGCTACAACCCGGAGGGCATTCGCATTGGCCAGGATGGCTCGCGCCACCGCCGCGCCACCAAGGTCTGGGACGAGCGTCGCTTCCGCGATTACGATGATTCTCTGGAATTGGGCACCCGAAACATCAAAATGGCGCTGCGTCGCCTGCGCAAGTTTGCCCGCCAAGGGGCGTTAGATGAGTTTGACGTGGATAGCACCATCCGCGAAACCGCCAAGGACGCCGGGCTACTCAACGTGCAGATGCGCCCAGAGCGCCATAACGCCGTAAAGGTGCTGCTGTTTTTGGATGTGGGCGGCTCGATGGATGACCATATTCGCGTCTGCGAAGAGCTGTTCTCTGCCGCCCGCTCAGAGTTCAAGCATCTGGAGCACTACTACTTCCATAACTGCCTTTACGAGGGGGTTTGGCGAAACAATATGCGTCGGGGTAACGAGCGGATTCCGACCATGGATGTTTTGCACACCTACGGCGCGGATTACCAGGTAGTAATTGTCGGTGACGCGGCCATGTCGCCTTATGAGGTCACCCACCCCGGCGGCAGCGTAGAGCACTTTAACGACGAAGCGGGCGGCGTGTGGCTTAAGCGTTTATGCGAAAAGTTTCCTCGCCTGGCGTGGCTTAACCCTATGCCGCCCCGTGCCTGGGAGTACACTTACTCGACCCAACTGATCCGCGAGATCATCGATGACCGCATGTACCCCATGACCATGGAGGGCTTGGAAACCGCCATGCGCGAGCTAGCAAAGAAGTAG
- a CDS encoding cytochrome b, protein MALPIMDNSQRYGAISRLLHWGMALLFAWQFTSATAHWLFPDTPFEEFFWGTHYPVGVLLLTLVVLRTIWALANASRRPPSVSVMAKLGHLALYGLMIAIPTIALIRQYGSGRSLEVFGINLMSGFEGEEITWMTDLGGLLHGELGWTLLALIVGHIVMAILHRKLTHHDVLTRMAR, encoded by the coding sequence ATGGCATTACCGATAATGGATAACAGTCAACGTTACGGTGCGATTAGCCGCTTGTTGCACTGGGGGATGGCGCTACTGTTTGCTTGGCAGTTTACGAGTGCCACGGCGCACTGGCTTTTTCCGGACACACCCTTTGAAGAGTTCTTCTGGGGAACCCATTACCCAGTGGGTGTATTGCTACTGACCTTAGTCGTACTGAGAACGATATGGGCGTTAGCCAATGCGTCGCGTCGCCCGCCATCGGTGAGCGTTATGGCAAAACTGGGCCATCTTGCACTCTATGGCTTGATGATCGCAATTCCGACGATTGCGCTTATTCGTCAGTACGGTTCGGGCCGTTCGCTTGAGGTGTTTGGAATTAATCTGATGTCAGGTTTTGAGGGCGAGGAGATCACCTGGATGACGGATCTCGGCGGTTTGCTCCATGGTGAGCTGGGCTGGACACTGCTAGCGCTGATAGTAGGGCACATCGTGATGGCCATTTTGCATCGCAAGCTGACTCACCACGACGTGCTGACGCGCATGGCTAGATAA
- a CDS encoding RidA family protein translates to MPTFMNDPTLPTPSFPGSHMVVDDHYVFISGLTVGDLSNGHAARGDVKEETRLVMRALSRMLEMEGGSLADIVRVDIHLTDLHAIQDMDTVYAEYFEPGRYPARTCTESPNLYGGSSIEITVMAKRQLQSEQ, encoded by the coding sequence ATGCCCACCTTTATGAATGACCCTACTCTGCCCACACCAAGCTTCCCTGGTAGCCACATGGTAGTCGATGATCACTATGTGTTTATTTCAGGACTAACCGTTGGCGATCTATCTAACGGCCACGCAGCCCGGGGCGACGTTAAAGAGGAGACTCGCCTTGTGATGCGCGCACTCTCGCGCATGCTTGAAATGGAAGGCGGCAGCTTAGCGGATATAGTGCGGGTAGATATCCACCTCACGGATCTACACGCTATCCAAGACATGGACACTGTTTACGCGGAGTACTTTGAACCTGGCCGCTACCCTGCCCGCACCTGCACCGAATCCCCTAACCTCTACGGCGGAAGCAGTATTGAAATCACGGTGATGGCGAAGCGCCAGCTTCAATCAGAGCAATAA
- a CDS encoding cobyric acid synthase: protein MATLMIQGTTSDAGKSTVVAALCRALARRGISVAPFKPQNMALNSAVTEDGGEIGRSTALQAQACNLAPHSDMNPVLLKPETDRGAQVILRGKVYGHMDALDYHAFKRTAQESVMAAWHALESRFDVIIAEGAGSPAEINLRKGDIANMGFAEAADCPVLLVGDIDRGGVFAQLVGTLALLSESEQARTKGFIINRFRGDIALLEPGLEWLEERTGKPVFGTLPYLKGLVLDAEDSIGLTHADKASQTLKVIVPALPRISNHTDFDPLRLHPQVSLSFIGADQPIPAADVIMLPGSKSTASDLEWLKRQGWDIAIQRHLRYGGKVLGICGGFQMLGEWVDDPEGLEGKPEKVAGLGLLPLTTRMVAGKQLRNVSGLTVAEGATVTGYEIHNGVSDGAALSSPLFEIDGRPEGAVSKDGQIIGTYLHGLFDHPEACQALLKQLGLVNGEQSDYQAHRERELDRLADMLEAHIDIDAVIALIEAGASPSP from the coding sequence ATGGCCACACTGATGATTCAAGGCACCACCTCGGATGCGGGTAAAAGCACCGTGGTGGCAGCCCTTTGCCGCGCGCTGGCAAGGCGTGGGATATCAGTGGCGCCGTTTAAACCCCAGAACATGGCGCTGAATAGCGCCGTGACTGAGGACGGCGGCGAGATTGGCCGTTCCACTGCGTTACAGGCCCAAGCCTGCAATTTGGCACCCCACAGCGATATGAATCCGGTACTGCTAAAGCCGGAAACCGACCGCGGTGCCCAGGTGATTCTGCGCGGCAAGGTATACGGCCATATGGACGCGCTGGATTACCATGCCTTTAAACGTACCGCTCAAGAGAGCGTAATGGCCGCGTGGCATGCGTTAGAAAGCCGCTTTGATGTGATTATTGCCGAAGGCGCGGGCAGCCCGGCTGAAATCAATTTGCGTAAAGGCGATATCGCCAATATGGGCTTTGCCGAAGCGGCTGACTGCCCAGTATTACTCGTCGGTGATATTGATCGCGGTGGGGTCTTCGCCCAATTGGTGGGTACGCTGGCGCTGTTGAGCGAGAGCGAACAGGCGCGCACTAAGGGCTTTATTATCAATCGCTTTCGGGGTGATATAGCGCTGTTGGAGCCAGGTCTTGAGTGGTTGGAAGAACGTACTGGAAAACCGGTATTCGGCACGCTGCCTTATCTGAAGGGGCTGGTACTCGATGCAGAAGACAGCATTGGTTTAACTCACGCCGACAAAGCCAGCCAGACGCTCAAGGTGATCGTGCCCGCGCTACCGCGTATTAGTAACCACACCGATTTTGACCCCCTGCGGTTACATCCCCAGGTCTCGTTGTCGTTTATCGGGGCCGACCAGCCGATTCCTGCCGCCGATGTGATTATGTTGCCCGGCAGTAAAAGTACCGCAAGCGACCTTGAATGGCTGAAACGCCAGGGCTGGGATATCGCCATTCAGCGTCATCTGCGCTATGGCGGCAAGGTGCTGGGTATTTGCGGTGGCTTCCAAATGCTGGGCGAGTGGGTAGATGACCCGGAGGGCTTGGAGGGAAAACCTGAAAAGGTAGCGGGGTTAGGACTGCTTCCCCTGACCACGCGCATGGTGGCGGGTAAGCAACTGCGCAATGTGAGTGGTTTAACGGTGGCGGAGGGTGCTACCGTTACCGGCTATGAGATCCATAACGGCGTAAGCGATGGAGCTGCGCTTAGTTCGCCGCTATTTGAAATAGACGGACGTCCAGAAGGCGCCGTTAGCAAAGATGGCCAAATTATCGGCACCTACCTGCATGGGTTGTTTGACCACCCCGAAGCCTGCCAAGCGCTGTTAAAACAGCTGGGCCTCGTGAATGGGGAGCAAAGTGATTACCAAGCCCACCGAGAGCGTGAGCTTGACCGTTTAGCCGATATGCTGGAAGCCCACATCGATATTGACGCGGTTATTGCTCTGATTGAAGCTGGCGCTTCGCCATCACCGTGA